Proteins found in one Chiloscyllium plagiosum isolate BGI_BamShark_2017 chromosome 23, ASM401019v2, whole genome shotgun sequence genomic segment:
- the rabl2 gene encoding RAB, member of RAS oncogene family-like 2 isoform X2 produces MEAACWLMERFLMDGYRPQQLSTYALTLYKYTTTVNDKTVLVDFWDTAGQERFQSMHPSYYHKAHACIMVFDVQRKITYKNLTNWYTELRESRPEIPCVVVANKIDADLKITQKSFNFAKKQGLPFYFVSAADGTNVVKLFRDTIKLAVSYKQNTNDFMDEVMRELENFDLEAKEDIAAKDDDKSKNEKTQSP; encoded by the exons ATGGAGGCAGCTTGCTG GTTAATGGAAAGGTTCCTGATGGATGGATA TCGCCCTCAGCAGTTGTCCACTTATGCGCTCACACTGTACAAGTACACCACCACTGTCAATGACAAGACTGTTCTCGTGG ATTTCTGGGATACAGCAGGCCAAGAACGTTTTCAGAGTATGCACCCATCTTATTACCATAAGGCACATGCTTGTATAATG GTGTTTGATGTCCAGCGGAAGATAACTTACAAAAACCTGACTAATTGGTACACAGAGCTGAGGGAGTCTCGGCCAGAAATCCCCTGTGTAGTTGTTGCTAACAAAATAGACG ctgatctgaaaatCACACAGAAAAGCTTCAACTTCGCCAAGAAACAGGGGCTACCCTTTTATTTTGTGTCAGCGGCAGATGGTACCAATGTTGTCAAG CTGTTTCGGGACACAATAAAGCTAGCGGTGTCATACAAACAGAACACCAATGATTTCATGGATGAAGTCATGCGGGAGCTGGAG AACTTTGACTTGGAAGCAAAGGAAGATATTGCTGCCAAAGATGATGACAAATCAAAAAATGAGAAAACCCAATCACCATGA
- the rabl2 gene encoding RAB, member of RAS oncogene family-like 2 isoform X3, with the protein MERFLMDGYRPQQLSTYALTLYKYTTTVNDKTVLVDFWDTAGQERFQSMHPSYYHKAHACIMVFDVQRKITYKNLTNWYTELRESRPEIPCVVVANKIDADLKITQKSFNFAKKQGLPFYFVSAADGTNVVKLFRDTIKLAVSYKQNTNDFMDEVMRELENFDLEAKEDIAAKDDDKSKNEKTQSP; encoded by the exons ATGGAAAGGTTCCTGATGGATGGATA TCGCCCTCAGCAGTTGTCCACTTATGCGCTCACACTGTACAAGTACACCACCACTGTCAATGACAAGACTGTTCTCGTGG ATTTCTGGGATACAGCAGGCCAAGAACGTTTTCAGAGTATGCACCCATCTTATTACCATAAGGCACATGCTTGTATAATG GTGTTTGATGTCCAGCGGAAGATAACTTACAAAAACCTGACTAATTGGTACACAGAGCTGAGGGAGTCTCGGCCAGAAATCCCCTGTGTAGTTGTTGCTAACAAAATAGACG ctgatctgaaaatCACACAGAAAAGCTTCAACTTCGCCAAGAAACAGGGGCTACCCTTTTATTTTGTGTCAGCGGCAGATGGTACCAATGTTGTCAAG CTGTTTCGGGACACAATAAAGCTAGCGGTGTCATACAAACAGAACACCAATGATTTCATGGATGAAGTCATGCGGGAGCTGGAG AACTTTGACTTGGAAGCAAAGGAAGATATTGCTGCCAAAGATGATGACAAATCAAAAAATGAGAAAACCCAATCACCATGA
- the rabl2 gene encoding RAB, member of RAS oncogene family-like 2 isoform X1: protein MATESSSLSDLNQDKYDGDEHIKIICLGDSAVGKSKLMERFLMDGYRPQQLSTYALTLYKYTTTVNDKTVLVDFWDTAGQERFQSMHPSYYHKAHACIMVFDVQRKITYKNLTNWYTELRESRPEIPCVVVANKIDADLKITQKSFNFAKKQGLPFYFVSAADGTNVVKLFRDTIKLAVSYKQNTNDFMDEVMRELENFDLEAKEDIAAKDDDKSKNEKTQSP from the exons ATGGCCACAGAGAGTAGTAGTCTCTCTGACCTGAACCAAGATAAGTACGATGGCGATGAACACATCAAAATTATCTGTCTGGGTGACAGTGCCGTTGGAAAGTCCAA GTTAATGGAAAGGTTCCTGATGGATGGATA TCGCCCTCAGCAGTTGTCCACTTATGCGCTCACACTGTACAAGTACACCACCACTGTCAATGACAAGACTGTTCTCGTGG ATTTCTGGGATACAGCAGGCCAAGAACGTTTTCAGAGTATGCACCCATCTTATTACCATAAGGCACATGCTTGTATAATG GTGTTTGATGTCCAGCGGAAGATAACTTACAAAAACCTGACTAATTGGTACACAGAGCTGAGGGAGTCTCGGCCAGAAATCCCCTGTGTAGTTGTTGCTAACAAAATAGACG ctgatctgaaaatCACACAGAAAAGCTTCAACTTCGCCAAGAAACAGGGGCTACCCTTTTATTTTGTGTCAGCGGCAGATGGTACCAATGTTGTCAAG CTGTTTCGGGACACAATAAAGCTAGCGGTGTCATACAAACAGAACACCAATGATTTCATGGATGAAGTCATGCGGGAGCTGGAG AACTTTGACTTGGAAGCAAAGGAAGATATTGCTGCCAAAGATGATGACAAATCAAAAAATGAGAAAACCCAATCACCATGA